Within Trichoderma atroviride chromosome 2, complete sequence, the genomic segment GGAAGACACGTCCGGCAAGCGATTCGCGGCTACTGAAGTATATAAATGTCTTACATGGGGTACGCTGAATGACTGCATCTTTTACCTCTTACGACGCGCGAACGAGAATAAAGACGCCGTGACGAGAACTTTGGCGGAATACAGGGCCTTAAAACGAGAAGTGCTTAGGAGAATGACGAACATCTTCTCATCATAGCGATTGCTACAGGCCACTTGCGAAACTGTTTTGGGTATAGCAGGCTGCGAATGAGAGTTTACTccttataaaagaaatagatATAACACAGAAACTCACAAAGCGGTTTATCGCCCCATATGTTGAGTAGTACCAATTCCAAATAATTGCGCAACGATGGACAACTCTCATCCGCTTACCTAACAAAAGGAAGTCCCAAACATGTGCTTTCGAGTGTGAAGCTTTATCTGAAAATCAGCCACTCAGCGGCCTGTGCGGGGTACTCGAGCGTATTATAAAGCATCAAAAGCGGGAAATTGCATCAAGGTGTGCACCGATCACGCATTACTTGCCTATAAAGAGGACGgcatcttcttgtctttcgACTTTGCATGAGATGATAGctttatcttttttatttaatacATTGAGCGGATAACCTGCACACAGTTAGCAATTACTTTTCGCACGAAATGGCTGCAACTATCAAGCTCTATACCAATCATGGCTGCCCTTGTAGGTTGCTTGCTCTATACAGTGCATGTGTGTAATTGCGCTAATATGGAGTGACAGGGGCTCACCGGGCTCATATTGCATTGAATGAGCTGAAGTTGCCATTTGAGGAAGAAATCATTGACCTGAGCGTTCCTCGTACACAAGAATACCTGGCTATCAATCCCCGCGGTCTTGTTCCCAGCCTTTCGTACAACGGCCAGATCATCACCGAATCTGGGATCGTCGCCCAATTTCTAGCTGATGCTCACCCATCGCATTTAGTCCCCACTGGTGGCACGCCAGAAGCAGCTCTTGCTCGTGCTCGAGTGAATTTCTTTGTCGATACATTTTTCACCAAGGCAAACTCTCAATACCACAAAGCTCTCTTTGCCAAAACAGAcgaagaggctgaagccgCCTCCCAGGAGTTTTTGAAGCAGCTTGAGAAGGAAGTTGAACCTCTGTTGAGCGACGCGGCTCCGTATTTTGGAGGAAGTAAAACATTGACACTGGCCGAAGTATGTTGCATGAACTTGGAAGATAGAAGATACCGTACTAACTCTGGAAACAGGTCCTTACTGGCTCCTTTATCCTGAGACTACTGGCTCTGCCGAAGAACGGCGTTGGACCAGAGAGCTTGATCAAAGATTTGCCTACTAGAACTCCCAACTTCTATAAGTGGGCCAACGCCGTGATTGAGCATCCGAGCGTGAACAGTATCTGGAATGAGGAAAATGTGGTatccaagaccaagaccatACTTGCGAAACAGAAGGCTTAGATTCATTGTCGCGAAAATTAGTGTCTCGTTATTAGCGAGATAATATAGTCAAATCACATTATGCTAAATAAGAGCAATTTTTTACGAGAGCTGTAGCATAAATAGCATAAGTCGGCGTAAATGTCAAAGCAAGATATGCACATGTACATCGCGCGGCATTTGTATATCGTTGATAATGATCCTGCGCGCCTAGCTATTAGTACGAATAGTATAAGACCACAAACTAGGTAGCTATATATGCGTTACTGGGCCCCCCCATTTGTTCAACATACACTATTCAAGGGCTGACTTCCGGAATGACTTcaatttattaattaagcctattataaaaaagataagTTGAGGATATGGAAACCTGTCTGTATGCCTCAAGCTCAGTTCTTTTCCAGGTAGACATTGTTGCACACACTCCCAAATACATCCAAGGCATGAGATAAGGATCCTTGGACAACGTTGATCCTGGCGGCCAAATCTTGGCCTAAAGGAAGCGCGGTTTCTGCTTCATGACCTTTACCAACGCCTTCTCCTACAACAACCTCGTAGACGGCTTTCATAGCTTTATCTTTATCTCCATTAGGCGCAAACTTCCCGGTGGACATCACGTCCATGATCTTTTCCGAAAATGATCCTTTATAGTCCTCCGGCGGTGGGTTCTTACCCAGCACTGTAGCGTTGCCCATGCCGGTATTGAAAGTCCCAAGGAGCACGGTCAAGACTCGAACGTTGAACGCCTCGACTTCTTTTGCAAGCGCTTTCGACATACCTAAATGCTATTTAGTATATCTATCTAGATAATAATGAAAAATGAAATAACTTTACGTACAGTCTAATGCGCCTTTGCCGGCCGCATAAGCACCCATTGAAGGATTCGACTCCAGAGCTGCGCCGCTGCTCATGTTGACAATGATGCCAAATCGCCGCTGGCGCATATGCTTAACCGCAGTTCGAATGAGACGGCTTGGGCCAAAGTATAATGTCTCCATTAAGGCGCGAACTTCATTGTCCGTGAAGCATTCAACGGGATTGTAGATACAATATCCAGCGTTGTTGACGAGAACATCCACGGGCTGTCCATGCTGTTCTAGCTCTTCTATGACTTTATCACAGTCAAAAGCGTTGACATCTAATTGGATCCATTTACCGCCTTTGTTTTCAATTTCAGAAACAAGATCGGGTGAGCTGGAAGGATTGCGAGACGAGGCAATCAAGTGATGTCCGTTTGCTTGAACGACGCGGGCTAACGATAGCCCAAAGCCGGATGAGCATCCGGTGATCAACCATGTCAATGGCTTTTTGGGGGTGGAAAATGTAGCCGGCATGTTTATATGATGATAAGGTGTGTAGATTTGTTTGTTGTTGTGAATGTAGTTGCGAAAAGACTGCCGCACCACAGCAGATCCAAAtgctttatatacttatcCCCAGAGTCCCGATTCTTCACCAAgcgacctttttttttttccctttctcatTAACATGATTAAATCCGCTGTCCTCGGATTTAAATGTCTTAATCCCATAAATCCAAGTTGATGCTCACAGCATTGAGATATTTCAACTCCAACAAGTAGAACCCTGAGTTCTAGACAACCGTGTGACATCGAAGTATTTGGCACggttttccttttctgggAATCTTTCCGGAGCACGCCCCGCCCCAACCCACTTATATTAAAGCCTGCTATGGGGTACAGCGCTTTAGAAGCAGAAAGCGAATACGCTATCAGATACTTCTTCTCAATGGAACCCGCTTGCAAATGCAATTACAATAGCTTTGAAATGCTAAAGAGACTATCCCGCAAGAGACTGTGATGAACGATACTAAAGAATGATAGACGACATGTTAGAAGATACACAGCGATCATGGTTTCGCACATCAGTAACTATCCACTTATAGAAAGTAGCGATTCTTAAGATAGATGATAACAATTTAACTCATTATTTCCGTTGTAAGCCTGCTTAATTAAGATAGTACAGGTACGCAATGGCCTGATCAATCTTGCTCGCTATAGGAAAGTGTATCATGAGATTTATGCCTAGTCTGTTCTGAACCGTGAAGGACAACAGTAGAGATTCCGCTAATCGCGTGAAACTTACGCGTAGGCCGCATTCTACGCACTATTCAGACTAGTATAAAACTTCACGAGGCCGAATGTACTAGATCGCGAATATCACGGAAGTGAGCGAAGCAAATCATTTTCCTTCAGCGCAAGAGCATCCCCAAAGACTAGGGTGACAGTATCTATCTTTCTAATGCATTTTATCTATCATGGGACTTCACTTTCAAGTTGAAAGAGCACTCGAGTAGCTTAAGTCAGTGAGACACAACATACATGGCTCTTTTACATTATTTACGCATTTATCACTTCCTACAGCGGAGCAAAATAGCTTGAAGCTTTCTAATCACTAGATCTTTATATGATAacattttatatatttttaccAGTCAAGATATTTTGTTCAGTAGGACTTATCCTTTTATTGTCAAATTGAGTAGCGAATCTTAGCATATAATCTTAGTATATCGGTGTATTGTTCAATCATCATGTAGGAGCAATAGAACGATATTGGCGCATTATCTTTGTATAAAACAAGCAATTTGTTTGCATGCCGAGAGTCCGCGGCAAAATCCAACTAGCAGAGGGAAAAGGGCTGTTTTTCATCAAAATAGACCGTATACCTTGATCGACCGAATAGGTTATCAACTCGATGTGGGCGAAACGTCGATTATTGATCACAAATCGGCTGAAAATTAGGTAAACTCCTGACATTGGTTCCTATAGAGCCTAAGCAAGAATAAGTCAATGTTTATATAATTTTGGGCTACAGTAACTAAGCGAGATCAAAGCTCGGTTCATTGAGCACCGAATAATGCTACTCCTCTCTTGATTAGAAGGCTCCCCCACAATACAAATCTTGGCAGTAGACTCAACATTAGCCGAGAGGATATCGGAGTAAATTAGATCCTCCAATAATATTCACAGGTAGTAAGATGACGGCGCGATGAAATATGACTACTTACAACATCTGGAAGTTAAGCGTTTTACAGCAAAGTTTGAGGAGAGATTGAATGCTCAGCAGAGAAGTCTAGCAAGCCAAGCAGGTAGTAAAACTGCTGGTTTCCAGTAGAGTCTCTTATTATAGGAATGTAATTATGATTTTGACTGCTATATCTTGCTTCTAAGAGAATATAAGAGCGTCAGATGTGGACGTAAAAAGGTAGGGGCTGGGCAAACAATCAAGCGATCTGCAAACGGCGGATAACTTGCTCATGAAAATAGCGCTTGACTAGCCCTGTAAAGCCGCTCGCTTGTAATGCTGTTTTAGTATTCATTTTGCCGCTTCTGTTCTTTGCTTCTATTTTTAGTATTTCCTTTTTAATGGATACAGGATCCTCGTGTTACCATGAGTTGTGAATATTCTTGCTTAGGCAAAAATTGTTCTTCATGCCGATGTTGCCATTTGTCTTGCATTTTCCTTCCAAAGTCCGGTGGCATTGGCCGACTTCCGCTGCAAAATTCACTCTTTAGCGCCATACCGACTTCCGGTTGCTGCGAAACATGATATTCGTGCCTTGAAAATTACCCGGCAAATTGCATTTCCTTCTAGTTTGAAGAACTGCTGGCATTTCTTTAGGTGGGGAGCATGCATGCGTTCCAATAGAGGTAGTATGTACTTCCGTAAGTACGCGAAGCTAAAGTGATGTATTATTATTACCATTTAGCTTGTAATGGACAAGATGCTATGGCCCCCTTCACCGCCAGTGTCGACATCAATTGCATTCTTAATGTGATCTGGATATCAAGCACGAAATTTAGGGTTTATTTTAAATGCTTATATCTATGCTATAATTTAGCCTTCTATGGATACCTTGGAAGCTACGTTCTTGGCTGTAACGCCGCCAAACCCCGTCCACAAGTTTCTTCCAAGCCTCCCAATTTGTCCTATAGGGACTCCCTCGCGTTCTAATCACATACCTTATCTAGCGTTACATCCGTGAGTTCCAGCTGGATTAAGTTTACTAATTGTAAATACTTGTTAGTATTGCTGCAAGCGAGAATTTGATCATTAGCCTTACAGGGCAGTTGCATCCACAAATTTCGCAGCAGGTGGGCTCCTCGAAAGTTCCGCACCCAATGTTGGAGTTATAACAGTTGCCGGCGTCGTGGAGGTCGCTCTAAGCAAAGTTGTTAGATATTGTTACTATGCTTGGACCATTGTAGCCCGTTATCTTACGTCGCAAACGGTGAACTACTCTCTCAAGTTAGCGCTTTGCCCAATGAATTAGAGATATAGTCAATCTACTCACACAGTCGCAGTCAGCTGGTGTAagggtggcggcggcgtaaGCAGCGCCAACCAAGACGGTGAAGATAAGATGGAATTGCATTTTGATAGAAAACTTCTTGAAGCTTTATGTCGTAGTGTGACTTTGAAATGCTTTGTATACTTAAGAGCTATTGTCTCTTTTATATTCAAGAGCAAGCTCTTGGTGGATCTATCGGACTTTGGCAGAGTTCGCCGCCGGTTTGACTAACTATCCGACTTCAAACCATTTCTGGCAAAAGTTGAGAACCTTGTGACATTGTATGTGGGTTACAGGCGCTATATAGGGATTGAGCCACATTAGCATGCAAAGTCAATGCGTTACATGAAGGCTTTTCCAAGAGCAGAAGGATGATAGATATGTAAATTAAATTGCTTACCATATGGCGGGCTAACAGTTGTCGGAGCTACAACCCAAAAAACGCCTCAATCCCGTTTCTTAATCATCACTTACTAAGAGAATAAGGATAAAGACTATAGATGATAGagtaaaaagagaaaaaggcttcCTTCAACTGAAAGCTGCTTCTGATCGCTTGGCACATGAGCTTCGTCTTGCTTGGAGACCACTAGATCGCGACAGGCTATCTAACAGTGCTTGTAAGCTTTTAAAAGGATTATCTAGACTGCCTCTATCACTATACCGTGACAATACGAAGATGTCATCTCGTTAAGTAATATACGGTACGTCACATGAGTTTATAAGCATCATCGCGCTGCTACATATGTCCCTATGTACAAACCAGCTCACCCACGGAAAGTGTTCATTTgaaagaaatttataaacatggaaaagagagaggaatcCTAATCGGCGGGTCAGGGTCGGTTTAACAACATTACCTTGGACAAGATACAACGAGGTATATTTCAGAAGGTATATTCCTCATTATAATACTTGAACAAGATGTCCAATATGGGACCTTTCACCACAGCGTAATAAACTAACGGCCACTAAATATTTTACAAAGCATAAACATGGGTGTTGTTGGCTACTAACACTGCGTCAGGCCTGTCATGATGCTACTGAGTATATTTTAAAGCGAAAGTAAGCCTAGACTAGGCAAAGTACAGCAGCTTGCTTGGATTAGAATGTTTAAAAGTACAGGAGCAACTAGGTTTAGATGCTACCTTGACAAGTAGCCAATTGGCCAGGTTTTCCAGGTTTTCCAGGTTTTCCAGATTTTCCAGGTTTTTCTCGTTTTTCtcgttttcttcctttcttttgctaTAATTTGCTCAACATTAATTTGTCCAAGCGCAGTCTGAGGCCTCAAATGTGGTGCAATTCCCAGCTACTAGCACAATGTTCAAATCCTCAAGCGTAGACTCAAGCATAATAGCAATAAACTTTTCATATAAATGTACTCATAAAACAATGCTATTTACAAATCCCAAGTATTTACACTCATATGAGATAAATAAGTTACcaagaaaccaaaaaaatATGTACGTCAACTGTATCGAATATGGACAAACAAGCATCAGCGTTTCTTAGTTGGTAACAATGCCACAGCTGCTGGGGTCGTT encodes:
- a CDS encoding uncharacterized protein (EggNog:ENOG41), which translates into the protein MPATFSTPKKPLTWLITGCSSGFGLSLARVVQANGHHLIASSRNPSSSPDLVSEIENKGGKWIQLDVNAFDCDKVIEELEQHGQPVDVLVNNAGYCIYNPVECFTDNEVRALMETLYFGPSRLIRTAVKHMRQRRFGIIVNMSSGAALESNPSMGAYAAGKGALDCMSKALAKEVEAFNVRVLTVLLGTFNTGMGNATVLGKNPPPEDYKGSFSEKIMDVMSTGKFAPNGDKDKAMKAVYEVVVGEGVGKGHEAETALPLGQDLAARINVVQGSLSHALDVFGSVCNNVYLEKN
- a CDS encoding uncharacterized protein (SECRETED:SignalP(1-18)) produces the protein MQFHLIFTVLVGAAYAAATLTPADCDCFTVCDSDLHDAGNCYNSNIGCGTFEEPTCCEICGCNCP